The Candidatus Kryptobacter tengchongensis genome contains a region encoding:
- a CDS encoding 3-phosphoshikimate 1-carboxyvinyltransferase, whose translation MKIEKVNKIKGVIYPPGDKSISHRVALICALSMGENVIENFLISDDTLRTLNCLESLGVEIEISEKLKIRGRGIRNFRKPDSILDAGNSGTTIRLLAGILAGQNFNSEITGDESLRRRPMMRIVKPLKMMGAKIEATENGTAPLKIYAVEKLNPIRYELEIPSAQVKSCLIFAGLHAEGKTKIIEKIPTRDHTERLLGLKVVSENGEKIIEVKPIKIEPRHYFIPGDISTSAFFIVAASIVPNSHIVIKNVSLNPTRIGFINILKKMGAQIEFENLRESSNEPIGDVIVKSGNEINLKNLTLSGELIPNIIDEIPILSIAGTVAEGVFKVRDASDLRNKESDRIKAIVHNLRNMGLEVEEYEDGFAFEGGRKLKGAFIETFNDHRIAMAFSIAGLIADGETIIDKPECVKISFPDFYKTLRKIVN comes from the coding sequence GTGAAAATTGAAAAAGTAAATAAAATCAAAGGGGTAATTTATCCCCCGGGAGATAAATCAATTTCACATCGTGTTGCCCTTATCTGTGCTCTTTCAATGGGGGAAAATGTGATAGAGAATTTCCTCATCTCTGACGATACACTGAGAACATTAAATTGTCTTGAAAGTCTTGGTGTTGAAATTGAAATATCGGAAAAATTAAAGATACGAGGAAGAGGAATTAGAAATTTTCGCAAACCAGATTCAATTCTTGACGCTGGAAATTCAGGAACAACAATCCGTCTTCTTGCAGGAATACTTGCTGGGCAAAACTTCAATTCTGAAATAACAGGGGATGAATCTCTGCGAAGGCGCCCGATGATGCGAATCGTTAAACCTCTTAAGATGATGGGTGCAAAAATTGAAGCAACAGAAAACGGAACAGCTCCGCTGAAAATTTACGCTGTAGAGAAGCTAAACCCAATTAGATATGAACTTGAAATTCCAAGTGCACAAGTTAAATCCTGCCTTATATTCGCCGGGCTTCACGCCGAGGGAAAAACAAAAATAATAGAAAAAATTCCAACCAGAGATCACACGGAAAGATTGCTTGGTTTGAAAGTTGTAAGCGAAAATGGGGAAAAAATAATAGAGGTCAAACCTATAAAAATTGAACCTCGCCACTACTTTATCCCTGGAGATATATCAACCTCTGCATTTTTTATTGTCGCTGCTTCAATTGTTCCAAATTCACACATAGTTATAAAAAATGTTAGTTTAAATCCCACAAGAATTGGATTTATTAATATCCTTAAAAAAATGGGCGCACAAATTGAATTTGAAAACCTCAGAGAATCGTCAAATGAACCTATTGGTGATGTGATTGTAAAATCAGGTAATGAGATAAATCTTAAAAACTTAACTCTTTCTGGAGAACTAATACCAAATATAATTGACGAAATACCCATACTTTCAATTGCTGGGACCGTTGCCGAAGGTGTTTTTAAAGTTCGTGATGCGAGCGATTTGAGAAATAAAGAAAGTGATAGAATAAAAGCAATCGTTCACAACCTTAGAAATATGGGGCTTGAAGTTGAGGAGTATGAAGATGGGTTTGCGTTTGAAGGCGGAAGAAAATTAAAAGGTGCCTTTATTGAAACTTTTAACGACCATAGAATCGCGATGGCTTTTTCAATTGCTGGATTGATCGCTGATGGGGAAACAATTATAGATAAACCTGAATGTGTTAAAATTTCTTTTCCTGATTTTTACAAAACTTTGAGAAAAATCGTAAATTAA
- a CDS encoding carbohydrate ABC transporter ATP-binding protein, CUT1 family (TC 3.A.1.1.-), whose protein sequence is MAEVKLENVSKIYPNNVIAVKDATFEVKDGEFMVLLGPSGCGKTTTLRMIAGLEDVTKGYIYIDNKIVNDVPPKDRDIAMVFQNYALYPHMSVYENMAFGLKLRKYPKSEIDKRVKEAAKILGIEHLLDRKPKELSGGQRQRVAVGRAIVRNPKVFLFDEPLSNLDAKFRVQMRTEISKLHQKLGATMIYVTHDQIEAMTMGDRIVVMKDGIIQQIDTPLNLYNFPKNKFVAGFIGSPSMNFLEGKIIQEDGLKFVENNNGFKLLIPQEYQDKLKNYVGKEIILGIRPEHIYDPLYTQISNGEKVRVLIDVVEPMGNEIYLYFATSTSQCVARIPAHEEPQTGIYKELVIDMRKAHFFDKDTEESILWK, encoded by the coding sequence ATGGCTGAGGTTAAACTTGAAAATGTGAGCAAAATCTACCCAAACAATGTCATCGCAGTAAAAGATGCAACATTTGAAGTCAAGGATGGAGAATTTATGGTTTTACTTGGTCCATCTGGATGTGGTAAGACCACAACTTTGAGAATGATAGCCGGGCTTGAAGATGTGACGAAGGGATATATTTACATTGATAACAAAATCGTCAACGATGTTCCTCCAAAGGATAGAGATATAGCAATGGTTTTTCAGAACTATGCTCTTTATCCGCATATGAGTGTTTATGAAAATATGGCTTTTGGGCTCAAGCTTCGCAAATATCCAAAGAGCGAAATTGACAAGAGAGTTAAAGAAGCAGCTAAAATTCTTGGTATTGAACATCTTCTTGATCGCAAACCAAAAGAACTTTCCGGTGGGCAAAGGCAACGCGTTGCAGTTGGAAGAGCGATTGTAAGAAACCCAAAGGTTTTTTTATTTGATGAACCTTTAAGCAATCTTGACGCAAAATTTAGAGTCCAAATGAGAACTGAAATTTCAAAACTTCATCAAAAACTTGGAGCAACGATGATTTATGTAACTCATGATCAAATTGAGGCAATGACGATGGGAGATAGGATCGTCGTTATGAAAGATGGAATAATCCAGCAGATAGATACGCCATTGAATCTTTATAATTTCCCAAAAAACAAATTTGTTGCTGGTTTCATTGGTAGCCCGTCAATGAATTTCCTTGAGGGAAAAATAATCCAAGAAGATGGTTTAAAATTCGTTGAAAACAATAATGGTTTTAAACTTCTAATACCTCAGGAATATCAGGACAAACTGAAAAATTATGTTGGCAAGGAAATAATTTTAGGTATAAGACCTGAGCATATATACGATCCTCTTTACACTCAAATATCAAATGGGGAAAAAGTGCGGGTTCTTATTGATGTCGTTGAGCCAATGGGAAATGAAATTTATCTTTATTTTGCAACTTCAACATCTCAATGTGTTGCACGAATCCCTGCTCATGAGGAACCACAAACTGGGATTTACAAGGAACTTGTGATTGATATGCGAAAGGCACATTTCTTTGACAAAGATACAGAAGAATCAATTTTGTGGAAATGA
- a CDS encoding Metal-sulfur cluster biosynthetic enzyme, with the protein MVTEEQVYEALRECYDPEIPINIVDLGLVYEVKIIDDWVGVKMTLTAPGCPAHTFISQQVRERLLQIPGVKDADVVVVWEPRWNPSMMSEKARMMLFGDLGLSTGEKEGEEGE; encoded by the coding sequence ATGGTAACAGAAGAACAGGTATATGAAGCCCTTAGAGAATGCTATGACCCTGAAATCCCGATAAATATCGTTGATCTTGGGCTTGTTTATGAGGTCAAGATTATTGATGATTGGGTTGGCGTTAAGATGACCCTTACTGCTCCCGGGTGTCCTGCACATACATTTATAAGTCAACAGGTGCGTGAGCGTTTGCTTCAAATCCCGGGTGTGAAAGATGCTGATGTTGTCGTCGTTTGGGAACCAAGGTGGAATCCAAGTATGATGTCTGAAAAGGCGAGAATGATGCTTTTTGGTGATTTAGGGTTATCAACAGGTGAAAAGGAAGGAGAAGAGGGTGAATAA
- a CDS encoding Putative ATP-binding cassette yields the protein MSDLFLILKFKLISIFKSTFETRWSGVLKELGSLIVFTGFALSTFISSNYATAYLLAEARIGLFLFHRILSMLLFILFVLVSLGNVIVAYSTLYKSKDLEFFLTTPIKPIKIYIVKFLDNFFYSSSTMFIFISAILLGYGSYFRKSFNFYIFSFIGVLIPFMLMSASFSITILMLILRLSKKIDIRKLALTAGLIYALGIYLYFKSINPMKLFTEAMKYYPYIDQYFAQIDPSIAVYLPNHWVAEIFYFSARGNSEMVLKYFLILISATIGMVLINFGVARKIYFETLFIAFDLRNKIKKKFSIEFLSFAKKSVLHPQIEVFIKRDLKMFLREPSQWGHLLIMFLLVLIFIVSLVKMRLYRIEPQLLTLAFISIFSFNVFLIASIVIRFVYPLISLEGMSYWLVRSSPVKLSRLYIHKFIISFFPILIISEAVSYASVFPFGKDPNIGMLITTVSFFIALTYVSLGLGMGGYFSNYSEKSPVRLASSRGATIALLLGLVLISIFTGIIFAPVTFYFQSLKFNADFFKSAIWGAFFTSIILSIPFNLLGLTSMKRDF from the coding sequence ATGTCTGACTTATTTTTGATATTGAAATTCAAATTGATCTCCATATTTAAATCAACCTTTGAAACCAGATGGAGTGGGGTTTTAAAGGAACTTGGTTCACTTATCGTCTTTACAGGTTTTGCCCTCTCAACATTTATCTCTTCAAATTATGCAACCGCATATCTTCTTGCGGAGGCGAGAATTGGACTTTTTCTTTTTCACAGAATTTTGTCAATGCTTCTTTTCATTTTATTCGTTTTGGTGAGTTTGGGCAATGTGATAGTTGCTTATTCAACACTTTACAAAAGCAAAGACCTTGAATTTTTCCTTACGACACCGATAAAACCGATAAAAATTTACATAGTTAAATTTCTTGACAACTTTTTTTATAGTTCATCCACGATGTTTATATTTATCTCTGCAATTTTGCTGGGGTATGGAAGTTACTTTAGGAAGTCTTTTAATTTCTACATCTTTTCATTCATTGGTGTTCTAATTCCGTTTATGCTTATGTCAGCATCTTTTAGCATCACAATTCTCATGCTAATTTTGAGGCTTTCAAAAAAAATTGACATACGAAAACTTGCCTTAACAGCCGGGTTAATCTACGCCTTGGGAATTTATTTATATTTCAAAAGCATAAATCCGATGAAGTTGTTTACAGAGGCGATGAAGTATTACCCTTATATTGATCAGTATTTTGCACAGATTGATCCATCAATAGCGGTGTATCTCCCGAACCATTGGGTCGCAGAGATATTTTATTTCAGCGCAAGGGGAAATTCAGAGATGGTTCTAAAATACTTTTTGATTTTAATATCTGCAACAATTGGAATGGTTTTGATAAACTTTGGGGTCGCAAGAAAAATTTATTTTGAAACGCTATTTATTGCATTTGATTTGAGGAATAAAATTAAGAAAAAATTTTCAATTGAATTTTTAAGTTTTGCAAAGAAATCAGTTCTTCATCCACAAATTGAGGTTTTCATCAAGCGTGATTTAAAGATGTTTTTAAGAGAGCCAAGTCAATGGGGTCACTTATTGATAATGTTTTTGCTTGTTTTGATATTTATTGTGAGTTTAGTGAAAATGCGTCTTTATAGAATTGAGCCACAACTTTTAACGCTTGCATTTATTTCAATATTTTCTTTCAATGTTTTTTTAATTGCGTCAATTGTAATTCGCTTTGTTTATCCCTTAATCTCTCTTGAAGGAATGAGTTACTGGTTGGTGAGGTCATCGCCTGTTAAGTTATCCCGACTTTATATTCACAAATTTATCATTTCATTTTTCCCGATTCTTATAATCTCCGAGGCAGTATCTTATGCGTCCGTTTTTCCGTTTGGCAAAGACCCAAACATTGGGATGTTAATAACAACAGTGAGTTTTTTCATTGCGCTTACCTATGTTTCACTTGGGCTTGGGATGGGGGGATATTTTTCAAATTATTCCGAGAAAAGCCCAGTTCGCCTTGCTTCATCAAGAGGTGCAACGATTGCGCTTTTGCTTGGTCTTGTGTTGATTTCAATTTTCACGGGAATTATATTTGCCCCTGTGACCTTTTACTTTCAATCCTTGAAATTCAACGCTGATTTTTTTAAATCCGCAATCTGGGGGGCATTCTTTACCTCAATTATACTCTCAATCCCCTTTAATTTGCTCGGATTGACAAGCATGAAAAGGGATTTTTAA
- a CDS encoding ABC-2 type transport system ATP-binding protein: MIKLENLTKKFGDFVAVDNLSLEVKPGEFFGFLGPNGAGKTTTIKMIAGLIQPTSGKIFICGIDALKEPEKAKSYLSYIPDQPYMYDKLTGREFLYFVGGLFKMEKEKIKEKIDLLVEHFEIGKWIDRKVEEYSQGMKQRVIIASALLHEPRVIVIDEPMIGLDPRSAKIVKDTLKQKSKEGTTIFMSTHSLEVAEELCDTIGIIKDGKLIAKLEAKDIEEFKRSHDGKFESMFIELIK, encoded by the coding sequence ATGATTAAACTTGAAAATTTAACAAAAAAATTTGGTGATTTTGTCGCTGTTGATAATCTATCTTTAGAGGTAAAACCAGGCGAGTTTTTCGGGTTCCTTGGACCAAACGGCGCTGGGAAAACCACAACTATAAAAATGATCGCGGGTCTGATTCAACCAACAAGTGGAAAAATTTTCATCTGTGGGATTGATGCCTTAAAAGAGCCTGAAAAAGCAAAATCTTATTTAAGTTATATCCCTGACCAACCGTATATGTATGATAAACTAACAGGTCGTGAGTTTCTCTATTTTGTTGGTGGCTTATTCAAAATGGAGAAGGAAAAAATAAAAGAAAAAATTGATTTACTCGTTGAACATTTTGAAATTGGGAAATGGATTGACAGAAAAGTTGAAGAATACTCACAGGGAATGAAACAGCGTGTTATAATTGCCTCAGCATTGCTGCACGAACCAAGGGTGATTGTTATTGACGAACCAATGATCGGACTTGACCCAAGAAGCGCCAAAATCGTTAAAGATACATTAAAGCAAAAGTCAAAAGAAGGCACAACAATCTTCATGTCAACTCACTCACTTGAGGTCGCAGAAGAATTATGCGATACAATAGGGATAATAAAAGACGGGAAATTAATAGCGAAGCTTGAGGCGAAAGATATTGAAGAATTCAAACGAAGTCATGATGGGAAATTTGAATCTATGTTCATTGAACTAATAAAGTGA
- a CDS encoding anthranilate synthase, component II produces the protein MILIIDNYDSFTYNLVQYIGEIGVEMEVARNDAITIDEIKQIKPDAIVISPGPCTPYEAGISIEVIRQFHKSTPILGVCLGHQAIGVAFGGKVIKAPTIMHGKVSKIYHNNSSIFSGLPNPFKATRYHSLIVDRNTLPDSLEITAWTEDGIIMGLKHKEFPTFGVQFHPESIMTEFGKEILKNFIYRKF, from the coding sequence ATGATTTTGATAATTGACAATTACGATTCATTTACATACAATCTTGTTCAATATATTGGTGAAATTGGGGTTGAGATGGAGGTTGCAAGAAATGATGCTATAACGATTGATGAGATAAAACAAATCAAACCTGATGCGATTGTGATTTCGCCTGGACCATGCACGCCGTATGAAGCTGGTATATCAATTGAAGTTATAAGACAATTTCATAAATCTACTCCAATTCTTGGAGTTTGCCTTGGGCATCAGGCAATTGGTGTAGCCTTTGGGGGTAAAGTTATAAAGGCACCCACCATAATGCATGGAAAAGTTTCAAAAATCTACCACAATAATTCATCCATATTTTCTGGTTTACCCAATCCTTTTAAAGCAACACGATATCACTCACTTATTGTTGATAGAAATACATTACCCGACTCACTTGAAATAACTGCATGGACAGAGGATGGAATAATAATGGGGTTAAAACACAAAGAATTTCCAACATTTGGGGTTCAATTTCATCCTGAATCAATTATGACTGAGTTTGGGAAGGAAATTTTGAAAAATTTTATCTATCGGAAATTTTGA
- a CDS encoding anthranilate synthase, component I gives MFLPYETFKILTEKGNIIPVYESLLADTETPVSVYMKIRDKSKFSFLFESVEGGEKIARYSFIGFQPFLLFEVRGNNFKIKILDDKFSFVEEKIKGESHPLEALKKILSLFKSVSVDELSRFTCGAVGYFGYESVSLVEKIPQAEIDDIGAPDIFLMFFDTILVFDNLKRKIFLISNVYKNGDETESELKDKYLTALGKITEIKSFLKKRLNTEISKAELDTEPKFNMTREEFIEKVKRVKEYIINGDIFQAVLSQRCERKIDADPFDIYRMLRVVNPSPYMYFLDADDFKIIGSSPELLVRAENGIVETRPIAGTRRRGKNPDEDARLEAELLSDEKEKAEHLMLVDLGRNDIGKISYFGTVKVDQFMVIERYSHVMHIVSNISGKLREDVSPIEALYACFPAGTVTGAPKIRAMEIIAELEPTKRGIYGGAIGYIDFSGNIDSCIAIRTIVMKGNKAYFQAGAGIVHDSIPEREYQETLDKLEALFKAVELLYEN, from the coding sequence ATGTTTCTTCCGTATGAAACTTTTAAAATTTTAACTGAAAAAGGGAATATAATTCCAGTTTATGAATCACTCCTTGCCGATACGGAAACGCCTGTATCAGTTTATATGAAGATACGAGATAAAAGCAAGTTTTCTTTCTTATTTGAAAGCGTTGAAGGTGGCGAGAAAATTGCAAGGTATTCGTTTATCGGATTTCAACCATTTCTGCTCTTTGAGGTCAGGGGAAATAATTTTAAAATTAAAATACTTGATGATAAATTTTCCTTCGTTGAGGAAAAAATCAAAGGTGAATCTCATCCACTTGAAGCCTTGAAAAAAATCCTTTCTCTTTTTAAATCCGTTAGCGTTGATGAACTCTCAAGATTCACATGTGGTGCAGTTGGATACTTTGGCTACGAAAGTGTTTCACTCGTTGAGAAAATTCCTCAAGCGGAAATTGATGACATTGGTGCACCAGATATATTTCTGATGTTTTTTGACACAATACTTGTCTTTGATAACTTAAAGCGGAAAATTTTTTTAATTTCAAATGTTTATAAAAATGGTGATGAAACAGAATCTGAACTAAAAGACAAATATCTTACGGCGCTTGGAAAGATAACAGAAATTAAATCTTTCTTAAAGAAACGCCTTAACACTGAAATATCAAAAGCCGAACTTGACACCGAACCAAAATTTAACATGACTCGTGAAGAGTTCATTGAAAAAGTGAAACGAGTAAAGGAATACATAATAAATGGTGATATTTTTCAAGCCGTGCTCTCCCAAAGATGCGAAAGAAAAATTGACGCCGATCCATTTGACATTTACAGAATGCTAAGAGTTGTAAATCCATCGCCATATATGTATTTTTTAGATGCTGACGACTTCAAAATCATTGGCTCATCACCAGAACTACTTGTTAGAGCTGAAAATGGGATCGTTGAAACAAGACCGATTGCTGGGACAAGAAGAAGAGGTAAAAATCCTGATGAAGACGCGAGACTTGAAGCTGAACTTCTTAGTGATGAAAAAGAAAAGGCAGAACATTTGATGCTGGTTGACCTTGGCAGAAATGATATAGGCAAAATAAGTTATTTCGGGACTGTGAAAGTAGATCAATTCATGGTTATTGAAAGATATTCACATGTTATGCACATTGTGAGCAATATAAGTGGAAAACTACGTGAAGATGTAAGCCCTATTGAAGCTCTTTATGCGTGTTTTCCAGCTGGAACCGTAACGGGTGCCCCAAAGATAAGAGCAATGGAAATAATCGCTGAACTTGAGCCAACAAAACGTGGAATTTACGGAGGAGCTATTGGTTATATTGATTTTTCTGGAAACATTGACTCATGCATAGCTATAAGAACAATTGTAATGAAGGGAAATAAAGCATATTTTCAGGCAGGAGCTGGGATCGTCCATGATTCAATACCCGAACGAGAGTATCAAGAAACGCTGGACAAACTTGAAGCGCTATTTAAAGCAGTTGAATTGTTATACGAAAACTAA
- a CDS encoding acyl-CoA thioester hydrolase gives MNEKLNNTKFKFKIQVQVRSFDLDSYGIVHNSVYLKYFEIARTEYIRQALGIDPGRFFNDFYFVIARNVCNYITPAKFDEILDVYARVSKIGNTSFEMEYLIEESKTKRTVATGETVIVLLNRETFKPEPIPETVKNLIFKFEEENVLVKESKT, from the coding sequence ATGAATGAAAAACTTAACAACACGAAATTCAAGTTTAAAATTCAAGTCCAGGTAAGAAGCTTTGACCTTGACTCATACGGGATAGTTCATAATTCTGTTTATTTAAAATACTTTGAAATCGCAAGAACAGAATACATAAGACAAGCGCTTGGGATTGACCCGGGGCGTTTCTTTAACGATTTTTATTTCGTCATAGCAAGAAACGTTTGCAATTATATCACACCCGCAAAGTTTGATGAAATCCTTGATGTTTACGCAAGAGTTTCAAAAATTGGAAACACAAGCTTTGAAATGGAGTATTTGATTGAGGAATCAAAAACGAAAAGAACAGTTGCAACTGGCGAAACCGTCATCGTCCTTTTAAATCGCGAAACATTTAAACCTGAACCTATCCCAGAAACCGTAAAAAACCTAATTTTTAAATTTGAGGAAGAAAATGTCCTTGTAAAAGAAAGCAAAACTTGA
- a CDS encoding Small-conductance mechanosensitive channel, producing MFEELKGLILPTLIIVISIIIGIIFEKIILGKLQKIAKRTKWEGDDIIIASLRRWVTFWFGLAGLYTAITTTAISTTLINYLQKIILILYILSATIVLSSISVGFVNMYSRRAQDVLPSTSLFANLTKIIIFTIGVLVILHSLGISITPILTALGVGGLAVALALQDTLSNLFAGLHIILTRQIKPGDYIRLESGEEGFVVDITWRNTTIRELPNNYIIIPNSKLAQAVVKNYFMPEREMSVPIQVGVSYDSDLEKVEKVTIEVAKEVMKEVPGGVPTFEPVIRYHTFGDSSINFTVVLRCKEFQDQYIVRHEFIKRLHKRYKEEGIVIPFPIRTIYINKSNEA from the coding sequence ATGTTTGAGGAATTGAAAGGTTTGATCTTGCCTACATTAATTATCGTTATAAGCATAATCATTGGGATAATCTTTGAAAAAATTATTCTTGGCAAACTTCAAAAAATCGCAAAGAGAACGAAATGGGAAGGGGATGACATCATAATAGCCTCGCTTCGCAGGTGGGTCACATTTTGGTTTGGTCTCGCTGGTTTATATACCGCTATCACCACAACAGCGATAAGCACAACATTGATAAACTATTTGCAGAAAATCATACTGATTTTATATATTCTTTCAGCTACAATCGTCCTCTCCAGCATTAGCGTTGGATTTGTAAATATGTATAGCAGACGTGCGCAGGATGTCCTGCCGTCAACGAGTTTATTTGCAAACCTCACAAAGATTATAATTTTCACAATAGGGGTTCTTGTGATTTTACACTCGCTTGGAATTTCAATCACCCCTATTCTCACAGCTCTTGGCGTTGGCGGTCTTGCGGTTGCTCTGGCTTTACAAGATACACTTTCAAATTTATTCGCTGGCTTACATATCATACTGACAAGGCAGATAAAACCCGGGGATTACATACGGCTTGAAAGCGGCGAAGAAGGCTTTGTGGTGGACATAACATGGAGAAACACAACGATAAGAGAACTTCCAAACAATTACATAATTATCCCAAATTCAAAGCTTGCACAAGCAGTTGTTAAAAATTATTTCATGCCAGAACGAGAGATGTCCGTCCCAATTCAAGTTGGTGTAAGTTATGACAGTGATCTTGAAAAAGTTGAAAAAGTGACAATTGAGGTTGCGAAAGAAGTGATGAAGGAAGTCCCCGGAGGCGTTCCAACATTTGAGCCCGTAATCCGTTATCACACATTTGGCGATTCCAGCATAAACTTTACAGTCGTGCTGAGATGTAAGGAATTCCAAGATCAGTATATCGTAAGACATGAATTCATAAAGAGATTGCACAAAAGATATAAAGAAGAAGGCATCGTAATTCCATTCCCGATAAGGACAATTTACATCAATAAAAGCAACGAGGCTTAA
- a CDS encoding butyryl-CoA dehydrogenase yields the protein MKKLLFELLKFHNKLKGITMAVTETYIKGGSFLIQENSPESTFTPEDFTEQHQMIAQTTNDFVEKEVLPRIEEIEEQNWDVTLSLMRKAGEIGLLAVDIPEEYGGLGLDKTSSMLVAEGLGKASSFAVTHGAHTGIGTLPIVYFGTEEQKRKYLPKFATGELISSYALTEPNAGSDALSIRTTATLSPDGKHYILNGSKIFITNAGIADVYITFAKINGEHFTCFILEKDFEGISLGKEEKKMGIKGSSTRALNLDNVKVPVENVLGEIGKGHKIAFNILNIGRFKLGAGVIGGAKAVITESVKYAKQRKQFGKSIAEFGMIKHKIGEMAIRTFVGESMVYRTAGLIDGILSGIDKSDPKASELMLKGIEEYAVECSIIKVYASEILDYVVDEGVQIFGGYGYIEEYPVARAYRDSRINRIFEGTNEINRLVITGMLLKRAMKGELPLIPAAQKLTDEVMGIGIQEEETTGIFAEEKKLLKSAKKAGLFVAGLAVQKYMTKLEDEEEIIGRISDIIMEIYAMESVILRVEKMLMRGGKDKTDVYVDIVKAFVNDAIIRIETYAKELLSAIAEGDMLRTYLTALRRLIKHIPINTIALRRKIADHLIEAERYSL from the coding sequence ATGAAAAAACTTCTGTTTGAACTTTTAAAGTTTCACAACAAACTCAAGGGTATTACCATGGCGGTAACAGAAACTTACATCAAGGGTGGAAGTTTCCTCATTCAGGAAAATTCACCAGAAAGCACTTTCACGCCTGAGGACTTCACCGAGCAACATCAAATGATCGCACAGACGACAAACGATTTTGTTGAGAAAGAGGTTTTGCCGAGAATTGAAGAAATTGAAGAGCAAAATTGGGATGTCACGCTCTCACTTATGCGGAAAGCGGGGGAGATAGGACTTCTTGCCGTTGATATCCCAGAGGAATATGGCGGACTTGGTCTTGATAAGACAAGTTCAATGCTTGTTGCCGAAGGGCTCGGGAAAGCAAGCTCATTTGCAGTAACTCACGGGGCTCACACTGGAATTGGCACTCTTCCCATTGTTTATTTCGGAACAGAGGAGCAAAAAAGAAAATACCTTCCTAAATTCGCCACGGGTGAGCTGATATCTTCTTACGCTCTCACGGAACCAAACGCTGGCTCAGACGCACTCTCTATAAGAACAACAGCAACCTTAAGCCCCGATGGGAAACATTACATCCTAAATGGGAGTAAAATTTTTATTACAAATGCTGGTATTGCGGATGTTTATATCACATTTGCGAAAATAAACGGCGAACATTTCACTTGCTTTATACTTGAAAAGGACTTTGAAGGGATCTCGCTCGGGAAAGAGGAAAAGAAGATGGGAATTAAAGGCTCATCAACAAGGGCATTGAATCTTGATAATGTCAAGGTTCCAGTTGAAAATGTCCTCGGCGAAATCGGGAAAGGACATAAAATTGCATTTAACATCTTAAACATTGGAAGATTTAAACTTGGCGCAGGTGTTATCGGAGGTGCTAAAGCGGTCATAACCGAATCTGTAAAATATGCGAAACAAAGAAAACAATTTGGGAAATCAATTGCAGAGTTCGGAATGATAAAACATAAAATTGGCGAAATGGCGATAAGAACATTCGTCGGTGAGAGCATGGTTTATAGAACTGCGGGATTGATTGACGGAATACTTTCAGGAATTGATAAATCAGATCCCAAGGCAAGTGAATTAATGTTAAAGGGAATTGAAGAATATGCAGTTGAATGCTCAATTATAAAAGTTTATGCTTCAGAGATACTTGACTATGTCGTTGATGAAGGGGTTCAGATTTTTGGAGGTTATGGTTACATAGAAGAATATCCAGTCGCTCGGGCTTATAGAGATTCAAGGATAAATAGAATTTTTGAGGGGACGAATGAAATAAATCGTCTTGTCATAACTGGGATGCTTTTGAAACGAGCAATGAAAGGAGAATTGCCGCTTATACCCGCAGCTCAGAAACTGACAGATGAAGTGATGGGAATTGGCATTCAAGAGGAAGAAACAACTGGAATTTTTGCAGAGGAGAAAAAACTCCTCAAATCCGCAAAGAAAGCAGGTTTGTTCGTGGCTGGACTTGCAGTCCAGAAATATATGACAAAACTTGAAGATGAAGAGGAAATAATTGGAAGAATAAGTGATATAATTATGGAGATTTACGCAATGGAAAGTGTAATTTTAAGGGTTGAAAAAATGCTCATGCGTGGGGGCAAAGATAAAACAGATGTTTATGTTGATATAGTGAAAGCATTTGTAAACGATGCAATAATTCGGATTGAAACATATGCGAAGGAACTTTTATCTGCTATCGCTGAAGGTGACATGCTGAGAACTTATTTGACCGCATTGAGAAGGCTTATCAAACACATACCTATAAATACAATTGCATTGAGAAGAAAAATTGCCGACCATCTTATAGAAGCAGAGCGTTACTCCTTGTAA